The Rhodopirellula islandica genomic sequence TCCTCCAGCAAAACGATGTCGCCGTCTTCATTCACTCGTGCGTTGCGACGCGACTCGTGCAACAACATCAACGCGAGCAAACCTGCGACTTCGGGATCGGGCAGGAGTTCCAACAACAGCCGAGCCAACCGGATGGCTTCGGCTGACAGATCGGTTCGCAGGAGTGAGTCGCCGCTCGAGGCGGAATAACCTTCGTTGAACACCAAATAAATGACGGACAACACCGCGTCCAAACGCGAAGGCAGCTCGGACAGTGTCGGGATCGAAAATGGGATCCCCGCGTCGCGAATTTTGGCTTTGCCACGGACGATCCGCTGAGCCAACGTGGACGGGGCGGTTAAGAACGCTCTCGCAATTTCCTCGGTCGTCATCCCACAAACTTCTCGCAAGGTCAGCGGGACCTGGACTTTTTGGTCGATCGCAGGGTGGCAGCACGCGAAGATGAGTCTCAATCGATCGTCCTGAATGTCCTGCTCGGCGACCGCATGGTTGGCGGATTCAATTTGGTCGATTCGCCGAACCAGTTCCGGTTGCAAATCATCGAAGCGTCGTCGGCGGCGAATGCGATCGACTGCCTTGAAACGCCCCGTCGATATCAACCAAGCCGCTGGGTTGTCCGGAATTCCATCGTGGCCCCACTTCTCCATCGCGGCGGCGAAGGCGTCGTGCATCGCTTCTTCCGCCAAGTCAAAATCGCCCAAAACCCGAACCAGCGTCGCGAAAACTTTTCTCGACTCGGTTCGGTAGATGCGATCGATTTGGTTGGAGACTGCTTGGGCGGAGCTCATCGGCGGCGGGACTTGCCGTCCTTCCGGTGTCACGGGGCAAAGCGATGAGCATAGTCCAAACGCGTGTTTCAACGCGAGATCGTCCGCGGGCTTGAAACCTCATCGCAGCCAGTTGTTTCCTAGAAGATTCGACTACGGGTTGGTCTCAACTGGTTCGCGATCGATGCTGGCGTCGATATTTCCTGCCGCACGGTCGATTGCGTTGGCGGCACCGTCAGCAGCATCTTTGGTTGTCTCGACGAGGGACGATGTGTCTTGCTTCATTTTATCCGTGTCGACTCGAACCGATGGATCGCCATCGTCCGATGTGAATCGCAACCAACCAACGACCGCCATCAGCAGAACGATTGCGACAACGAAAATGAGGGCACGCATGGGATTTCTCTTGGTGAGGTAGGATGGCTGGCCCGCCGAGGCTTTCTCGGTGGCCGATTTTGATTCAGTTTGGAGTGCGACGTGACGACGGACCGCCACGCTCGAGGTTCGATGCCAATGCAAGCGGCATACCAGCATCCGAATCCGCGGATGCGATCGATTCCGTTCCGAGGAAGTGACGCGGTTGCGAAGACGTGGCACGAGAATTGCCATCTCCAATCCGGCTCGAGAAAATTGGCTCCGGTTGAGTCGTGCGATGTTTGATTCGCTGCACCGGACAGTTGCTCAGCGTTTGATCGTCATTGAAGGGCGTGAGATGGGACAGACTGCGTTGTTGGATGGAATGGAAGATAAGGCGGCTGAACCGTCGCAAGTCACCAAGTCAGGAATGGGGGCCATCGTTCACGACGACGGAGTTGCCTTCCGAGTTTGGGCACCCAACGCGGATCGCGTGAGCGTGATCGGTACATTCAACGACTGGCAATCAGAAGCCACGCCGCTGAAGCGAGAAGAGCACGGGACTTGGTACGTCGACGTTGCCAAGGCGAAAGCGGGTGACGAATATAAATACAGAATCACCCGAGGCGACAAATCCTTTGATCGCATTGACCCGTACGCCCGCGAAGTCACCAACTCCATCGGCAACGCGGTCGTCTACAAAGACACATTCGATTGGAAGCATCCGACCTTTCACCGGCCAGCACAGAATGAGTTGGTGATCTACGAGATGCACATCGGAACGTTTCATCGAGACGATCCCGATCAACCGGGGACGTTCTCCGATGCGGTTGCGAAGTTCAAGCATCTCAAAGAGCTTGGAATCAACGCGATCCAGATCATGCCAGTCGCCGAGTTCGCTGGCGATTTGTCGTGGGGATACAACCCAGCGCACATCTTCGCGGTTGAGCAGGCTTATGGTGGTCCGGACGCGTTGAAAGCGTTTGTCGACGCAGCACATCAAGCTGGTTTTGCGGTGATCATCGACGTCGTCTACAACCACTTTGGCCCCAGCGATTTGGATTTGTGGCAGTTCGACGGTTGGAGTGAGAACGACAAGGGCGGCATCTACTTCTATCAAGACCATCGCTCCAACACGCCTTGGGGCGACACGCGACCCGACTACGGTCGCGGCGAAGTTCGCCAGTTCATCCACGACAACGCAATGATGTGGATGCGGGAATACCATGCTGATGGTTTGCGGTATGACATGACCGCCTACATTCGCACGGTCTCCGGTATCGGCAACGACGACATCGCGGAAGGCTGGGGATTGATGCAGTGGATCAACCGCGATTTGCGAAACGAGTTCCCGGGGTGTTACTTGATCGCGGAAGATTTGCAGACCAACAACTGGTTGACCAAGACGGAAGATCAAGGCGGTGCGGGCTTCACAACCCAGTGGGACGCGGCCTTTGTCCACCCGATCCGTACCGCGGTGCAAGAAATCGACGATGCACATCGAGACATGTGGGCGGTGCGAGACGCGTTGTGTCATCGATACAACGGCGACGCTTTCCAACGAGTCGTGTACAGCGAATCGCATGATGAAGTCGCCAACGGCAAGTCTCGCGTTCCCAGCGAGATCGATGCGGAGGATCCTGAAAGCCGGTTTGCAAAGAAACGAACAATCCTGGCAGCGGCTTTGGCGCTAACTGCACCGGGAGTTCCGATGTTGTTTCAAGGCCAAGAGATGTTGGAAGACGACTGGTTCGAAGACACAGATCCGCTCGAGTGGGAACGGACTCGCCGCCTTCGAGGAATCAAACGTCTGTTCCGTGATCTCATTCAATTGCGATTGAACAAAGACGGTTTTTCAAAAGGATTGACGGGGCAACACATCGTGATGCATCACGTCAATGAAAATGACAAGGTCGTCGCGTTCGTGCGGCGGGCTGAGGATCCTCAAGACGACGTTTTGGTGCTGGCCAACTTTGCCAATCGTTCTTGGGATCAATACGAAATCGGTTTTCCCGATTCAGGCGATTGGCAATTGAAACTGAACACCGATTGGTCGGGCTACGATCAAGACTTCGACGATCACCCGGTTGAACATGTCGATGCGACGGACCAACCGTACGACGGTTTGGCAGCGAGAGCCGAAGTTTCGTTCGGTGCCTACGCGGTTTTGATCTACACGCGCTGAGCCATCCCGGCAGATCGGCTTCGTGCCGCGTTTTCTGGCGTCGTGTCTGGTTGGGTTTCTGAACCAGGAACCTTTCACGAAGAATTGAAATTTCGGGGAAGGTTGAGGGGCATTGAGGGACGTGGTTCAGGCGGACGCGAGGGAAAGGGCCCTTGCAGGGACGCTGGGTGGTGCCTCGCTCACCGGCTTGTCGATTGAGTCGTCAATGTAGGATGGGCACTCTTGCCCCGTCACAGTTGCGGATGTCGGCCAAGAGTGGCCAACCGACAGCAACATCGACAACCCGTCACGCTACGGATTTCCATTGTCGGGCTTGCTGGAACGGGGGGAAACCGCTGACGTTGCCCAAAATGGGGAGCGTCGATAGACTGTCGCTGCACGGCCCGAACACACCATTCGGGCCGTGTTCCGCCTTGCCAACTCGACCATGGTTTCACTCCATCTGTCGCGTTGGTTTGCATTCGCTGGCTCCTTTTGCCAAGCCGAACGCTGTGCCCATCCAACGCACAAGCCGCACTCGCGCCCATAGCTCAGCTGGATAGAGCAACGGACTTCTAATCCGTAGGTCGGTGGTTCGAATCCACCTGGGCGTGCTTCTTGCGTTTGGATTTCTCTGCCTCCGTGGTGCCATGGCGGCTCGCCCGACGCTTCTGATCTGGCTCTCACGACCATTCCAGACCGCAAAATCGGAATTTGTTCCTTGGCGATCCTGGCACCTCAGGTCTCCCCGAACAGGATTCCTTTCTCCTCTCTTGAGAGGGGAACGTAGGTTTGCGTGCGACCGCAGAACTGCGGGTCAGCCTGTCATCCGTGGATGATTCGCGTTCGACGTTTTCTTGGCGAACCGGTCCCGCGTGAATCGAGACACTCAATGGAAAGCGCACCCAATCCTTGCCAGTTCGCAAAACGACCATCCTCGCCGCAACTCACCAAACACTGAAAAACATCGCGGTCGAGAGTTTGATTGCTTCTTGGTTGATGCACGATGGCTGGCAGGTTTTCAGGCCGATGCTGGACCATGCGCACAAAACAGATCTATTGATTTCAGACGGCCCCCATTTCCATCGCATTCAAGTGAAAACGTTCGAGAAAAAAAAGGGACAGGAATTCACCAACTGCTGGTCTCCTTGCCCGGTCGATTACGTCGTCTTCATGGTTCGCAATGGCAACTGGGGCGTGATCACGCCCGGCTTCACTGAAAAGCGAAGGCCGATCGATCACAAGGAACACCGCAAATTCGAGAAGAAGAAGCGTGACTTCTTGTGTGCGTTTCATCAGATCTGACCGGATGGGGGCGATCTGGTTGTGAAGGTTGTTTTCGATGCCTGGCGCCATTCGAGTTTCCACAGGCAGTGGCCCCGTCGAATCGCCAGAAGGCTCCCTGCCCGAAACCCCGAGATTGACTAGCATGGTGCACCGAGAGTTGTTCACGGGAATCCAAAATGACGCCCGTTGCCAGTCAAATCCATTGCCCTCCAAAGATATTTATCGTGCCGTACACCCGATTTTTCATCTGCTCCGTCTTTGCGTTACTCGCCGGAATTCCAATGAATGGAATGGCCCACGAAGGTCACGACCATGGCGATGCCGCCGAGACATCCACGGAATCCGCCGCTGCGTTTGACCCAACCGCTCCAACGAACAAGTTCCAAGCGAACGGCAAAACGTATCGTTGGGAACACCGGGCTGATCTTGGCAAGCAATCCGAAGACATGTTCAACGCCGCAAAAGGCGGTCTGCACAACAACGCCGACCGGGATTTGCTGACGGGTGAGATCGTGACCGTGGTTGCCAAGCACGGGCTGGTGACGCTTGATCCCAAGTTGAAAGAATGGACTTTGGTCGACGACCAAGACGCAGTGTTCTCCGGCGGCATGAACGCTCACGGAACCGATTGTTTCGTACTGGACGGCGAATCGCACTGGGCGTTCGCATCGACGAACACCCAACAAGTGTTCGTGACCAAACGCGGGAAAGTTCTTGCGACTCTGTCTCAGCCCAAGGGAGACGAATTCGACAACCCAACCGTCAACGAATACTTCCAGGCTGGCGGACGATTCACTCCTTGTGATGTGGTCTTTCTACCTGAAGCCAAGCGTTTGGTGGTTGTCATCGGATACGCTCCCGGCGACTTTGCGTTGTCAGCCGAATTGGTGGACGGCCAGTGGCAATGGGGCGGCCCGGCATGGGGCGGACGAGAAGGCAACGGTGGCATGCTGAACACCGGCCATGGTGTGCAAATTGCCACCGAAGGCGGGCGTGAAATCGTTGAAATTGCTTCTCGTTCTCACGGACGCATTTTCTCGTTCACACCCAATGGAGCACAAATCCGAACACCGGGTGCTGACAAGGATTACTTCATCCAACTGCCCAAGGGTTCGAACCCTTGCAACCTCTTCAATGTGGGCGACAACATGTTTTTGCCGCTGTTGAACTCACTGCCCAAGACCAATGGATCGGCGCCCGTGTTGGTGTTGGAAAACGGCAAACCAGCCGGTGCCCTGGTGCCCGCGACCTACGACACATTGAACTTGATGCAGCACATGCACGGATTTTGCCCTGTCGAAATCGATGGCAAACTGTTCGGCATTGTCTTGTCATGGCGTAACGGTGGCGAGAATGCAAATGGCAAACCCAACGACGGTCAAATCGCGATTTTCGAAGCCGTCGAAGAGTAAGTCTGTC encodes the following:
- a CDS encoding alpha-amylase family glycosyl hydrolase, with the translated sequence MFDSLHRTVAQRLIVIEGREMGQTALLDGMEDKAAEPSQVTKSGMGAIVHDDGVAFRVWAPNADRVSVIGTFNDWQSEATPLKREEHGTWYVDVAKAKAGDEYKYRITRGDKSFDRIDPYAREVTNSIGNAVVYKDTFDWKHPTFHRPAQNELVIYEMHIGTFHRDDPDQPGTFSDAVAKFKHLKELGINAIQIMPVAEFAGDLSWGYNPAHIFAVEQAYGGPDALKAFVDAAHQAGFAVIIDVVYNHFGPSDLDLWQFDGWSENDKGGIYFYQDHRSNTPWGDTRPDYGRGEVRQFIHDNAMMWMREYHADGLRYDMTAYIRTVSGIGNDDIAEGWGLMQWINRDLRNEFPGCYLIAEDLQTNNWLTKTEDQGGAGFTTQWDAAFVHPIRTAVQEIDDAHRDMWAVRDALCHRYNGDAFQRVVYSESHDEVANGKSRVPSEIDAEDPESRFAKKRTILAAALALTAPGVPMLFQGQEMLEDDWFEDTDPLEWERTRRLRGIKRLFRDLIQLRLNKDGFSKGLTGQHIVMHHVNENDKVVAFVRRAEDPQDDVLVLANFANRSWDQYEIGFPDSGDWQLKLNTDWSGYDQDFDDHPVEHVDATDQPYDGLAARAEVSFGAYAVLIYTR
- a CDS encoding RNA polymerase sigma factor, with the translated sequence MSSAQAVSNQIDRIYRTESRKVFATLVRVLGDFDLAEEAMHDAFAAAMEKWGHDGIPDNPAAWLISTGRFKAVDRIRRRRRFDDLQPELVRRIDQIESANHAVAEQDIQDDRLRLIFACCHPAIDQKVQVPLTLREVCGMTTEEIARAFLTAPSTLAQRIVRGKAKIRDAGIPFSIPTLSELPSRLDAVLSVIYLVFNEGYSASSGDSLLRTDLSAEAIRLARLLLELLPDPEVAGLLALMLLHESRRNARVNEDGDIVLLEDQDRSLWDRNLIEEGSQLLQSSLRTRRIGTYTIQAAISAVHAEAERASETDWSQIVALYDVLLRIQPSPVVELNRAVAIAMRDTPAEGLQQIEAILDAGHLRDHYLAHSARGELLRRMGKPEDAIQAFEQALSLAMNAPEQRFLSQKLAILKGALGS